GACACGCTTTGCTCCAATGACCTGGGCGGCGTCGATAAAGAGCTTGAGGAAATCGCGATCGGCCCGGGAGGCGTCCTGTGCGCCGACGCTAAAGTACTCGAAATTGTTGGCGGCTTCCTTGGCTAGCTGAGCCATGGTGCGGAGAACCCACTTCTCGTCCTTTTTCCAGATCCGCATGTGAACTGGGCTGGCTGGAAGCGAGAAGTGGAATCCGTTGGCTCCTGTGCGGGTCGCCGCTTTGAGGTCGTGTCGATTGGCACGACCCCAAGTGAGGATACGAGTTCGGAGATTGAGATCCGAAATCGCTTTAATGTGTTCAATCTCGCTATCCCCCATGGCCGGAATGCCGACCTCGATCTCAGGGATGCCCGCTTGGCTGAGCAGGGTGGCAATGGTTTGCTTTTCGGTGAGAGAAAAGGCAACGCCTGCCGCTTGTTCGCCGTCGCGAAGCGTTGTATCGATAAGGTAAGGTATTTTCTGATACATGGCGGGATGCGAGTTTGGGGTTCTTCTTAGTCGGAGATGAGGTTTGTCTCGCAAACCTCACCTTCCTCGATGGCGTCGAGGATTTCGTCGATAAGCTCCTCGGTAGCCTTTTCATAGTATCTGCCGCTTGGGTAGTCGATGACTACAGGACCGCGTGTACACATGTTGAGGCATCCGGTCATGGAAATTTCCACGCCGTCTAGCATGCGGTCCTGGACTTCGCCTTGAGCGTAGGAAAGAAGGGCTACGGAGTCCTTGTTGCAGCAAACGCCTTTGAGTTCGCCGGTTGCGCGGGCACTGCCGCAGATGAAGAGGTGATGGTCTGGCTTATTCATTTCAACGTATTCGTTTTTTTAATTCCTAATGGTTAAACTGTTCTCTGCGTTCAGCCGCAGCCTGTTCCGTCGCCGCCGCAGGTAACGCCCTTGCCGCAGCTCTTGAACTCTCTTTTGAGACTTGGAGGGAGCTCTTCGCCGTGGAAGAGGTGGCTTAGTCCGGCGTCGATCATTCCAGCCATTTCGATGACTTGGATACCGGCTGCCTTAAGGGCCTCCTTGGGAGCCATCCCCGCTGCATTCACTAGGACCGCCCGGCAATCCTTCAACGTTACCGCAAGATCCGCCCAACGGTCGTCGCGACCACCCAGAGGTGGAGCGTCCCGCTTTTCGAAGGCGATGAATTCCTCTTCGTCTTCTGGGTCCACTTTGAAGATGGTGAAGTTTCTGGCTTCGCCTAGGTGCTGGTTGACGAGCATGCCTTCGCGAGTGGCAACCGCGACGTAGGGGCGATCTTGCTTCGGATTGATGGGCAGTCTGGAACAGCTCTGGATGAGCTCGTGTACGTCGTCCGCCATCGGTTCGCTAAGCTTGCCGATTGCGTCGGCGCGGCAGCGAGCGCAGTGTGTCATCTGGTTCATGTATTCGCCACACTTGATACGAGCGGCGAAGCGCATCTTGGCATCTGGCTCGGGATAGTTTTCGAATACTGTGTCCTTGGTAGGAAGGAGCGGGATGCAGTTCATGATGTCCGCTCCCATACTGGAGACTGTTTTGGCAATCTCCTCCAAGTGCTCGTCATTGACTCCCGGAACGATGATAGAGTTCACCTTGGCGATCATTCCGTATTTCTTGATCCAGCTAACTGCTTGTAGTTGCTTTTCAATCATCAAGGCGCCCGCTTTTTCGTGGCGGAAGATCCGCTTGTCGTGGCGTGCCCAAGCGTAAACTTGTCCGGCGATTTTGGGATCAACGCCGTTCATGGTGATTGTTACGTGACTGACCTGTAGCTCGGCCAACTCCTTCACGTATTCTTCGGTGAGACCCAGTCCGTTAGTGGAGAGGCAGAGGATCATGCTAGGGAAACGTTCGCGGACGAGGCGGAATGTTTCCATGGTCTCATTTGGGTTTGCAAAAGGATCTCCCGGACCGGCGATTCCGACCACTGCTATGTCGTCTCGCTTTTCCATGATTTTTTCCAGATAGACCAGAGCCTGACCGGGAGATAGGATTGTGGAAGTGACGCCTGGACGGCTTTCGTTGACGCAGTCAAAATCCCGGTTGCAGTAATTGCACTGGATGTTGCACTTCGGAGCAACCGGCAGATGGATACGGCCGTGCGAAGAACAGGCTTCGCGGTTGAAACAAGGGTGATTGTCGAGATTGATCTCGTTCGGCTTCGGTGGTGTTACGTTTTCTGGCGTCATGGCGTTCTAGTGTTAGAGATAGCTGTATCCGGTTTCTGATGTGTCCTGCTTGGTTTCGAGCAGGGCGTTAACGACTCGGTCAAATGCGGCGAGAGTGCCACGGTAGCCGACTTGCAAAATTCTCTGTCCGCCAAAGCGGTCGTGTATTGGGAATCCCACTCTCAAGAGGGGAACGGAAAGTTCGCGGGCTAGCTGGTAGCCTTTGCTCGATCCAAGAATTAGGTCCGGCTTTCTTTCGCGGGCCTTCTCGGCGATCTTCGCGTGGTCCGCTCCGCAGAGAGCATCTACATCGGCGAGGCCACCTTCGATCTCGCTGGCGAGCAGTTTCTCCCAGTTCTTTATCTTCGCTCCAGTGGCGCAGATGATGGGGCGAACTCCGATTTCGCTGAGGAAGGCTGCTTGAGCGATAACCAGGTCGGGCTCGCCGAATACTGCGGCGGTCTTGCCGGAAATGTACTTGTGGGCGTCGGCGTAGGCATCGATGAGGCGGGCTCTTTCGTCCTTCAGGATTTCCGGCATCTTGTTGCCAGAGATTTGACCGAGAGAGGCGACTAGCTGATCGCTATGGCGGATACCTAAAGGCCATCCGAGCGAGTGCTTTTTTACGCCGCTCGTTTCTTCGAGATAGCCAGCTGGCGTATCCTTCAAGTAAGCGCGAGTATGGCCGATTTCTAGGGTCGCCACTGCAGATCCCATTTCTTCGATCTCTTCGAGCGAAGTGCCGCCTGGTGAAATCCTGTGGTACTCGCCCCAGCTTCCGCCTTCCAAGGTGGCGCTGTAGTCGGGAAGAATCGTCGGAGTGAGCTGATACATGCCGCAAAGCTCACGCAGGTGTCGAAGGTCGGCACAGGACATCATGGCTGGCAGAATATTTACCAAACCAGGGATGGATGCCTTCATGGGGGCGGCGAAGTTTCTAACCAATTGATCGATCGCCGCGTAGTACCCGTCGCTATGTGTACCGGTGTACGCTGGAGTGGATACGTGGACGAGTGGAGGACCGTCGCCATCATGCTTGTCCTGATAGGTCTTGATCATTCCAAGCATGTTATCTCCGATCGTTTCGGAGAGGCAGGTTGTCGCCACACCGATGAGCTCCGGCTCGTATTGGGTAATGACGTTTTCGATACCAATCTCGAAGTTCCGTGCTCCGCCGAAAATCGCATCGTCCTCGCTAAAGCTGGATGAAGCGATGTCTACCGGCTCGCGGAAATGGCTGATCATGTAGCGGCGGATGTAAGTAGCGCAACCTTGGCTACCGTGGAGAAAGGGGAGGCAGGAACGGATTCCTTTGAAAACCATGGCTGCTCCGAGCGGGCTGCAAAGCTTGCAAGCGTTTCGGGTGGCAGAGGCGGGAAGTGGACCTTCGGCTGGGGTTCCGTTCGCTGTGGTGTTGTCAGGATTCATGGCGTAGTGGTTGGATCAGGATTTCACGTTGTTCAGATTCAGGGCCCGCATCTCGTGGCGTGGAGCGAACTTCCAGATAGGGGAGAGGGCACTGCGCGCTACTTCGTCCGCGAAGTGGAGCATTCCCTCGAAGCCGGCCAGCGGGATCTTGCGCTCGTGGTTGTGATCGCAGAAGGCGACTCCCAGCTTATAGGCGATGGGCCGCTCCTTGACGCCGCCGATGAAGAGGTCGACTTCCTTTTCCAGAACGAACTTGGCCAATTCGAGCGGGTTGGAATCGTCTACGATTACGGTGCCTGGGTCGCAGATCTCTTGCAGTTGCTCGTAGTCTTCGGCGCTGCCAGTCTGGGTGCCGGCCAGTACGGTTTTCATTCCCAAAGCTCTTAAGGCAAGTACCAGCGAGAAGGCCTTAAAGGCTCCTCCCACGTAGAGGGCGGCTTTTTTCCCTTTGAGTTGCTTGCGGTACTTTTTGAGTTGCGGGGCGAATTTCGAAATCTCTTCGGCGACGACTTCTTCCGCTTTCCGCATCAATTCCGGATCGCCGAAATGTTCGGCAGTGGCGTAGAGGGCGCGAGCGGTGTCTTCGAATCCGAAGAAGGAAACGCGTTCCATGGGAATGCCATGCTCGTCTTTCAAAAGCTTGGCCAGGTGCGTCATGGAGCCGGAGCACTGAACCAGATTCAACGCCGCTCCGTGGC
This DNA window, taken from Pelagicoccus albus, encodes the following:
- a CDS encoding radical SAM protein; the encoded protein is MTPENVTPPKPNEINLDNHPCFNREACSSHGRIHLPVAPKCNIQCNYCNRDFDCVNESRPGVTSTILSPGQALVYLEKIMEKRDDIAVVGIAGPGDPFANPNETMETFRLVRERFPSMILCLSTNGLGLTEEYVKELAELQVSHVTITMNGVDPKIAGQVYAWARHDKRIFRHEKAGALMIEKQLQAVSWIKKYGMIAKVNSIIVPGVNDEHLEEIAKTVSSMGADIMNCIPLLPTKDTVFENYPEPDAKMRFAARIKCGEYMNQMTHCARCRADAIGKLSEPMADDVHELIQSCSRLPINPKQDRPYVAVATREGMLVNQHLGEARNFTIFKVDPEDEEEFIAFEKRDAPPLGGRDDRWADLAVTLKDCRAVLVNAAGMAPKEALKAAGIQVIEMAGMIDAGLSHLFHGEELPPSLKREFKSCGKGVTCGGDGTGCG
- a CDS encoding (2Fe-2S) ferredoxin domain-containing protein, which gives rise to MNKPDHHLFICGSARATGELKGVCCNKDSVALLSYAQGEVQDRMLDGVEISMTGCLNMCTRGPVVIDYPSGRYYEKATEELIDEILDAIEEGEVCETNLISD
- a CDS encoding nitrogenase component 1 encodes the protein MNPDNTTANGTPAEGPLPASATRNACKLCSPLGAAMVFKGIRSCLPFLHGSQGCATYIRRYMISHFREPVDIASSSFSEDDAIFGGARNFEIGIENVITQYEPELIGVATTCLSETIGDNMLGMIKTYQDKHDGDGPPLVHVSTPAYTGTHSDGYYAAIDQLVRNFAAPMKASIPGLVNILPAMMSCADLRHLRELCGMYQLTPTILPDYSATLEGGSWGEYHRISPGGTSLEEIEEMGSAVATLEIGHTRAYLKDTPAGYLEETSGVKKHSLGWPLGIRHSDQLVASLGQISGNKMPEILKDERARLIDAYADAHKYISGKTAAVFGEPDLVIAQAAFLSEIGVRPIICATGAKIKNWEKLLASEIEGGLADVDALCGADHAKIAEKARERKPDLILGSSKGYQLARELSVPLLRVGFPIHDRFGGQRILQVGYRGTLAAFDRVVNALLETKQDTSETGYSYL